ATATTCAGCCTGATCTAGAAAAAATAATGGAAAAAGCACAAAAAGATGGCAGAGAGTCAATAGAATCCATTAAGCCTAAATATGACTTACTAGAAAAACTGTCTAAATCGGAATATTTAAAAGAGACAATATTTACTGCAAGTTACGGTGGTTATAGTGATAAGCTAAAATCACTAGACCAAGATGAATATGAAAAAAATAGTAATAATTCTGGTAATACTGGAGGAGTTGTTATTGGGGGAAAAGAAAGATCTGAAAATGCAAAAGAGTCTAATCTAACTATTAATGGAGGGCTTAATTCTACAGGATTAGAAGAGTTTAAAAAGGGCGATAGGAAAATTATTGATGGTAATATGCCAAAGAAGGATGGCGAAGCTATAGTTAGTGAAGATTTTGCTAAATTAAACAATCTAAAAGTAGGAGATGCTTTTAAAGTTCAAAACCCAGATGATCCTGATAAATATGATCCATTGGAACTAACTATTTCTGGAATTTATTATGATGGAACTGAATCTCAAGATTATGGATTTAAGCATCCTATGATGAATAGAAAAAATGAAATTATTACAACTTTCGATACTTTAAAAGCATACAAAGTAAAAATAGATAATGATTTAATTTCAGTAGATGCAAAATTCTTCTTAAAAGATCCAGAATTACTAAGTGAGTTTAATGAAGAAGCACATAAACTGGGATTAGATAATTTATATGATGTATCAACAGATTCTCAAAGTTATGATGAAATTGTTAAGCCTGTTGAAGGATTACAAAAGGTAGCTAACATATTTATGATATTAGTACTATGCTTTGGTGGTAGTATCTTAATTTTAATATCTATCTTAGGAATTCGTGAAAGAAAATATGAAATTGGTGTTCTTAGAGCAATGGGAATGAAAAAAGGTAAGGTTGCACTTGGTTTAATCTTCGAAACCTTATCTACAATAGCTATTTCATTAGTTGTAGGATTATCTATTGCTAGTTTATCTGCCCAATCAATTTCAAACGTTCTCCTAAAAAGTCAAATAGAGGCTCAAAATCAAAGTGCATCTGAAGGAATGATGTTTAGAATGGGCGGTGGGGCAGCTCCAAACGTAGATCCAATAACTAATTTAAATGTACATCTTAACATCGAAGCAATTGTGGGAATAACATTAATAGCACTGTTACTTGGAGCAATATCTATTGGAATTGGAATTATATATATAATGAGGTTTGAACCAAGAAAAATATTATCAGAAAGGAATTAGGTAGATATGAGTTTACTAAGTTTAAAAGATGTAAGTTATAGATATGAAGGTGCTAACAGAGATGTGTTTAACAATATAAATATAGATTTTGAAAAAGGAAAAGTGTATGGGATAATAGGAAAATCAGGAGCAGGAAAAAGTACTTTATTATCATTAATATCTGGACTTGATACATGTAAAAGTGGAGAAGTTTTACATAATGATAAAAGTTTAAAAAATATAGATAGAGATTTATATAGAGCCAAAGATATAGGAGTAATATTTCAAGGATATAACTTATTGTTAAATGCTACAGCTAAGGAAAATATATTATTATCGATGAACATAAGCAATTCTAAGCAAGAAGACAAGGATGAATATATAGAAAATTTACTGCAAAGTGTAGGGATTGATTCTGATAAAGCAAATAGAAAGATTTTAAATTTGTCAGGAGGAGAGCAACAAAGAATTGGTATAGCTAGGGCTCTATCGCATAATCCAGATATAATAATTGCTGATGAACCAACTGGAAACCTTGACAATGAAACTGAAGAAAAGATTATGGATATTCTAGTATCGTTAGCTCATAAGCACAATAAGTGTGTTATCATTGTAACTCACTCAAAAAAAGTTTGTTCATATCTTGATGAAATTTGGGGGTTAAAATCTGGAAAATTATTATTTATAAAAGATGAAAAGGAAAAAGTTAATACTGATAAATAACAGAAAATAAATGAAGTATATGATAGGAGAATATTATGAAATCGTCAGATATGGAAAAAGCACCAAAACTTACAGTAATAATATATATATGTGCAACATTAATGGCTATAAGCACTATATTTATTATATATAAATCAAATGTTTACATATCAGATTTAGTTAAAGAGGGATTTGATCCTAAAAAGGAGTTAGTAGAAGTAATAAATTATTACTTAGTTACAGTTATACCATTTGTATTTTACACAATATCTTTAATTACTTTAGGATATATAGTTAAAAAGATAGATTATATAACGAAAGGCAAAGAAGAAATAAAAGAAAAAAGTATATATTTAGAAAGAGTACCAGAAAATAAAGATGATGAAATAGATGAATTTTTTAGTAATATATAAATAGTAAATTAAAACTATAAGGGAGATATATTCATGAAACATGAATGGAGAAAAAAAGAAAAAGAGTACTACATACCAAAAGAAAAACCTCAACTAGTAGAAATACCGGAATTCAAATTTCTAACTCTAAAAGGGAAAGGAAACCCAAACAGTGAAGGATTTTCAAAAACGATAGAAACACTATACTCACTAGCTTACGCTATAAGAATGATGCCTAAAAAAGGAATTACCCCAGAAGGATATTTTGAATATACAGTATATCCATTAGAGGGAATATGGGACTTAACTGAAAAAGGTAGAGCTGAAGAAGTACTTAACAAGGACGAGCTAGTTTACACATTAATGATTAGACAACCTGAATTTGTAAATGAAGAAGTTTTCAATATAGCTATGGATATTGCAAAAAAGAAAAAAGCAAATCCATTATTAGAAAAAGTAGAGCTTAAAAATATTAAAGAAGGAACTTCAGTACAGATGCTTCATGTTGGGCCTTACGATGATGAACCAAGGACTTTTTCAGCTATGGAAGAGTTTTGCAATGAAAATAATTTAAAGATAAAAACTAAAGCTCATAGAGAAATATATCTTTCAGATTTTAGAAAAACTGAAGCATCAAAGTTAAAGACTGTTCTCAGATATATGGTAGAAGAAAATTAATATCTTTAATAATTTGACTGATATACATACTTGTACTAATATAAACTTATATTAATTTAGATAAATTAGAGAGGTTAAAAAAGTATGATAAAAGCAGTTGTAAAAGATATATTATTTTTAGAACAAAAATCAGAACTTGCAACAAAGGATGATGTAGAAGTTATCAATGATTTAATAGATACACTAAGAGCAAATTTAGACCATTGTGTAGGAATGGCAGCTAATATGATCGGAGTAAAAAAGCGTATATTAGTATTTAGTGTAGGAGAGATGATAATTCCTATGGTAAATCCAGTTATACTAAAAAAAGAGATTCCTTATGAAGCTGAAGAGAGTTGTTTATCTTTAGAAGGATTTAGAAAAACAACTAGATATGAAAAAATAGAGGTAGAGTATCTAGATAGAAACTTTAAAAAACATAAGCAAGTATTTACAGGATTTACAGCACAAATTATTCAACACGAAGTAGACCACTTCGAAGGAATAATAATATAGTATAGAAATGAAAAAGGCGTGCCCTATTTTAGAGCGACGCCTTTTTTAATATGTTAATGGATAGTTCCCATAACTGTACTCATTACAAAGTTAAGAATAAACAAGCCGCTAAGTACGTACATAGCTACAGAAACATTTTTCCCTTTATTTATAACTAAATTAAGAATTGTATAAACTATAAATCCAATAGATATACCATTTACAATATTATAAGTAAAAGGTATTATCGTAATCATTAAGATTATAGATATAGTTTCTATCAAATCTCCTTTTTCTAGATCAAAGAAAGTTTGTATCATAAGTATCCCTATAAATATAAGAACACTACTTATAACACCATCTGGTATAAGTTTTAATACAGGTATTAAGAACAATGACAGTAAGAATAATGTAGCAGATGTAAATGCAGCTACTTTGCTTTTACCACCAACACTGATCCCTGAGAAGTTTTCAGCTGCAACTATAGTTGGACTTGTTCCACATATTCCAGCTATTATATTAGATATTCCAGTTACTTTAAATGATTTTTGAAAATCTTCTTCTCTTTTTAGCGCTCCTAATTGACCATATAAAATTCCCATATTTTCAAATACTATTACAATTGTTATAGAGAATACTGCTACCATAAACGGTATAGACCAAATATTTTTAAATGACATTCCTAAAAATACTTCTTTAATAGCACCTATATTAAATCCTGCAAAATCTAAACTGCTTAGACTAGTTACTCCCATAATAAGCGATAATACTGTACCGATTATTATACTTATAAGTAAGTTACCTGGAACGTTTTTCATATTTAATATTAATATGATAATTAAAGTTACTATACTTAAAAGGGTTTCTTTGTCCGCAATATTACCAATACCTATCATAGTATTTTCGTTACCTACAACAAGACCACTTTTTTGAAGTCCTATAAATAAGATTAAAAATCCTACTCCTGTAGTTATTGCATGTTTTAAATTATTTGGTATCGAGTTCATAAGAATTGAAGTTAGCTTTGTACTTGCTATTAAAGTGAATATTATACCACTTACTAAGACTGCTGCTAAAGCTTCTTGCCATGCCAATCCCATTGATTGGACAATAGTATAAGTAAATAATGAGTTTATTCCCATTCCAGGGACTAATATAAGTGGAGTATCTGAGAGTACTCCCATAAGAATTGTAGATATAGTACATGTAAGTACTGTAGCTATCATAGCTGCATCTGGACTTATACCTGCATCAGATAATATTAATGCATTAGTCATTATGATATACACGCTGGCTATGAATGTTGTGATTCCTGCTAAAATTTCTGTTTTTAAACTTTGTGTTGCAATTGCTTCTAATTTACTGCTTGATAGTTTTTGTTCCATTTTTCTTCCTCTTTGTTTTGGTTCCCTCGCCCACCCGCATTGGTTAATGCCAATATATATTACCACTATTTTTTTTTATTGTCTATAATTATGGCGAAGTTTATTGTCGATTTTTCTGTTGAAAATATTTATATAGTGAAAGTAAATATATTAAAAATTTTATGTAAATTAATAAGTTAGCTAATTATATTTGATAATCAATTATGATAAAATATAGTCAATATGAGAAACTTACTAACAAAGGGGAAGTATATCAAATGGCGAGTATGTTAAAACAAGTTCAAGATGAGATGACCAAATACGTGGAGACCATAGCTAGCGTATTGAATGTAGATATTGAAATTGTAGATGATAGGTTATTCAGAATTGGGGGTTCTGGAATTTATAAATATAAAGAAAATGAAGTTCTTGTATCTAGTGGTTATATATATAGCCAAGTTATTAGTACAGGAAATGATATAACAGTAGTTGATATAGCTAGTCATGAAATTTGTAGTAATTGTAGTAGGCTTAGTAAGTGCCTTGATAAAATGATTTTAGCTGTACCTATTAAGTATAGTGGTCGAACAATTGGTGTTATAGGTGCAATAAGTACTGATAAAGAAAAGAAAAAAGAAGTACGTAAGAAATTAAAATCTTACTTAGAGTTTATACATCACATTTCAGACTTGATCTCTATAAAAGTAAATGAATTTGAAGATAGTAAATATATTGATAAAGAGATGGAAATGTTTAGAGATATAATTGATAATATTGAAAAGGGTGTATTGATTTTAGATCCAGGAAGAAAGATATCATATATCAATAATATAGCAAAGAAAAGATTAGGCATTTTTAATGACCCCATAGGCAAGTTAGTAGAAATAAGAGCCATAGAACATAATGAAGATAATGATGAACTGTTAA
The nucleotide sequence above comes from Paraclostridium bifermentans. Encoded proteins:
- a CDS encoding FtsX-like permease family protein, producing MYIFKNALKNLARNKGRNILLGVIMIAILSCVAISVVINTTSGEIIKDYKNRFGSEVYIQPDLEKIMEKAQKDGRESIESIKPKYDLLEKLSKSEYLKETIFTASYGGYSDKLKSLDQDEYEKNSNNSGNTGGVVIGGKERSENAKESNLTINGGLNSTGLEEFKKGDRKIIDGNMPKKDGEAIVSEDFAKLNNLKVGDAFKVQNPDDPDKYDPLELTISGIYYDGTESQDYGFKHPMMNRKNEIITTFDTLKAYKVKIDNDLISVDAKFFLKDPELLSEFNEEAHKLGLDNLYDVSTDSQSYDEIVKPVEGLQKVANIFMILVLCFGGSILILISILGIRERKYEIGVLRAMGMKKGKVALGLIFETLSTIAISLVVGLSIASLSAQSISNVLLKSQIEAQNQSASEGMMFRMGGGAAPNVDPITNLNVHLNIEAIVGITLIALLLGAISIGIGIIYIMRFEPRKILSERN
- a CDS encoding ABC transporter ATP-binding protein, coding for MSLLSLKDVSYRYEGANRDVFNNINIDFEKGKVYGIIGKSGAGKSTLLSLISGLDTCKSGEVLHNDKSLKNIDRDLYRAKDIGVIFQGYNLLLNATAKENILLSMNISNSKQEDKDEYIENLLQSVGIDSDKANRKILNLSGGEQQRIGIARALSHNPDIIIADEPTGNLDNETEEKIMDILVSLAHKHNKCVIIVTHSKKVCSYLDEIWGLKSGKLLFIKDEKEKVNTDK
- a CDS encoding GyrI-like domain-containing protein, with product MKHEWRKKEKEYYIPKEKPQLVEIPEFKFLTLKGKGNPNSEGFSKTIETLYSLAYAIRMMPKKGITPEGYFEYTVYPLEGIWDLTEKGRAEEVLNKDELVYTLMIRQPEFVNEEVFNIAMDIAKKKKANPLLEKVELKNIKEGTSVQMLHVGPYDDEPRTFSAMEEFCNENNLKIKTKAHREIYLSDFRKTEASKLKTVLRYMVEEN
- a CDS encoding peptide deformylase → MIKAVVKDILFLEQKSELATKDDVEVINDLIDTLRANLDHCVGMAANMIGVKKRILVFSVGEMIIPMVNPVILKKEIPYEAEESCLSLEGFRKTTRYEKIEVEYLDRNFKKHKQVFTGFTAQIIQHEVDHFEGIII
- a CDS encoding NCS2 family permease: MEQKLSSSKLEAIATQSLKTEILAGITTFIASVYIIMTNALILSDAGISPDAAMIATVLTCTISTILMGVLSDTPLILVPGMGINSLFTYTIVQSMGLAWQEALAAVLVSGIIFTLIASTKLTSILMNSIPNNLKHAITTGVGFLILFIGLQKSGLVVGNENTMIGIGNIADKETLLSIVTLIIILILNMKNVPGNLLISIIIGTVLSLIMGVTSLSSLDFAGFNIGAIKEVFLGMSFKNIWSIPFMVAVFSITIVIVFENMGILYGQLGALKREEDFQKSFKVTGISNIIAGICGTSPTIVAAENFSGISVGGKSKVAAFTSATLFLLSLFLIPVLKLIPDGVISSVLIFIGILMIQTFFDLEKGDLIETISIILMITIIPFTYNIVNGISIGFIVYTILNLVINKGKNVSVAMYVLSGLFILNFVMSTVMGTIH